The bacterium genome includes a window with the following:
- the amrS gene encoding AmmeMemoRadiSam system radical SAM enzyme, whose protein sequence is MTAPAVECELCPRRCVLANYQRGDCRVRVNVDGTLYTLVYGKPCTTHVDPIEKKPLFHFLPGTAIYSIATAGCNLHCKYCQNWEISQTDPEDARNVDLEPARVVAEAERTGCISVAYTYSDPIIFYEYTLEASRLGRRRGLKNVLVTAGYIEPAPLRELCKVSDAANVDLKSMSDDFYRDVCGGRLEPVLRSLKIMREEGLWLEVTNLLVPGLNDGPAAVAALVRWVRDNLGAETPLHFSRFYPMYKLANLPPTPVATLTMARNVALEEGLKYPYVGNVAGHPGNNTYCPGCGQPVVERHGYQILAYRLDGDKCAKCGATVAGVWAPPPGDVRWVL, encoded by the coding sequence GTGACGGCGCCGGCGGTAGAGTGCGAGCTGTGCCCGCGGCGCTGCGTCCTCGCCAACTACCAGCGCGGCGACTGCCGCGTCCGCGTGAACGTCGACGGGACCCTCTACACGCTGGTCTACGGCAAGCCCTGCACTACCCACGTCGACCCCATCGAGAAGAAGCCGCTGTTCCACTTTCTCCCCGGGACGGCGATTTACTCCATCGCCACCGCCGGCTGCAACCTCCACTGCAAGTACTGCCAGAACTGGGAGATAAGCCAAACGGACCCCGAGGACGCGCGCAACGTCGACCTCGAGCCGGCGCGCGTCGTCGCCGAGGCCGAGCGCACCGGCTGCATCTCCGTCGCCTACACCTACTCCGACCCGATTATATTCTACGAGTATACGCTGGAGGCGTCGCGGCTCGGCCGGCGGCGGGGCCTGAAGAACGTCCTCGTCACCGCCGGGTATATCGAACCGGCGCCGCTGCGCGAACTATGTAAGGTGTCCGACGCGGCCAACGTCGATTTGAAGTCGATGTCGGACGACTTCTACCGCGACGTCTGCGGCGGCCGGCTCGAGCCGGTCCTCCGCTCGCTCAAGATAATGCGCGAGGAGGGCCTCTGGCTCGAGGTGACCAACCTTCTTGTGCCGGGCCTCAACGACGGGCCGGCGGCCGTCGCGGCGCTCGTGCGATGGGTCCGCGATAACTTAGGCGCCGAGACGCCGCTGCACTTCTCGCGCTTCTACCCGATGTACAAGCTGGCTAACCTCCCGCCGACGCCGGTGGCGACGCTGACGATGGCCCGCAACGTTGCTCTCGAGGAAGGGTTGAAATATCCGTACGTGGGGAACGTTGCCGGCCACCCGGGCAACAATACGTATTGCCCGGGCTGCGGCCAGCCGGTCGTCGAGCGCCACGGCTACCAGATTTTGGCGTACCGCCTCGACGGCGACAAGTGCGCCAAATGCGGCGCAACGGTCGCCGGCGTCTGGGCCCCGCCGCCGGGGGACGTGCGGTGGGTGCTATGA
- a CDS encoding HAD-IA family hydrolase: MIRAVIFDLDNTLNDFMKMKERAIEAAAEAMIDAGLPRPKDEIIAGIKEVYDAEGIEYQRVFDRYLIAAYGKLEPRIHAAAVVAYRRAREGALTLYPHVNVTLLELLRRGIKLGVLSDAPRLQAWLRLAYLQLHNIFNAVVTFEDTGVRKPAPQPFRLILDELGVAAEEALMVGDWPARDVEGARALGIRTVYARYGDTSGERCAETDYAVDDIADVVRIVDELNEEAEES, from the coding sequence ATGATACGCGCAGTCATATTTGACCTCGATAACACGCTCAACGACTTCATGAAGATGAAGGAGCGGGCGATAGAGGCCGCGGCGGAGGCGATGATCGACGCCGGCCTGCCCCGCCCCAAAGACGAAATTATCGCCGGCATAAAAGAGGTCTACGACGCCGAGGGGATCGAGTACCAGCGCGTCTTCGACCGCTACCTCATCGCGGCGTACGGGAAGCTCGAGCCGCGCATACACGCCGCCGCGGTGGTCGCGTACCGGCGCGCCCGGGAGGGGGCGCTGACGCTCTACCCCCACGTCAACGTAACGCTGCTCGAGCTGCTCCGCCGCGGAATCAAGCTGGGGGTCCTCTCCGACGCGCCGCGGCTCCAGGCCTGGCTCCGGCTCGCCTATCTGCAGCTGCACAACATCTTCAACGCCGTCGTCACGTTCGAAGATACGGGCGTGCGGAAGCCGGCCCCCCAGCCCTTCCGCCTCATCCTGGACGAGCTGGGCGTCGCGGCCGAGGAAGCGCTGATGGTGGGCGACTGGCCGGCCCGCGACGTCGAGGGGGCGCGGGCGCTGGGCATCAGAACCGTCTACGCCCGCTATGGCGATACCAGCGGCGAACGCTGCGCCGAGACGGACTACGCCGTCGACGACATAGCCGACGTCGTCCGCATCGTCGACGAGTTAAATGAAGAAGCCGAGGAAAGCTAA